The nucleotide window gtgggcaactttctttgtggtcatataaatcccatatacgagcttctgataatgaggatatctttgcttcgatggggtcaagacttcagaaatataatacactgggcgctgaactttgaaggttttcccttcttcttcccgctcgaccgtaaatACCGTACTGACGAcctgtcctgtggctgcaatgtaaagcagcaaaggctccttgctgattggggcagcaagcaccggctgggtggagagcagagctttgagctctacgaacgctgcgtcagcttcaggagtccactcgaacttgtcagacttcttcatcaatcggtaaagaggcaatgccttttcaccgagacgagatatgaatcgacttagggcggccaagcaaccagtaagcttctgaacatcgtgcactcgcacaggacttttcattcagagtatagtaccgactttttctggattggcgtcgattccccattcggaaacgagaaaactgagtaactttccgccaggaacctCGAATGTGtattttgatggattaagcttgatatcaaaccttctgaggttggcaaaggtttcagcaaggtcagtcagcaggcaggaacccttccgtgacttgaccacaatatcgtccatgtacgcctccacattccgactgatttgggtgagcaaaaacttctgaatcatcctcatgaatgtggctccggcattcttgaggccgaatggcatggtaacataacaaaagcacccgaatgaagtgatgaaagttgttttgatctcgtcaggcccatacagacggatctgatggtacccggaataggcgtctaaaaaagacagtcgctcacatcccgcagtcgagtcgactatctggtcgatgcgggggagaggaaaatgatctttcgggcaggcccgattgatatgtttaaagtcaatgcacatgcgaaatgacttgtccttcttggggaccatgacaacattggcgagccactcggagtggtagatttctcggatgaactccgccgctaagagccgagccacctcttcgccaatggccttcctcttctggacgACGGACCGTCAGAGATGTTCCTTGataggttttacttttgagtcgactcttaggcggtgctcagccaggcccctgggaacacccggcatgtcagagggcttccatgcgaaaatgtcccagttctcacggaggaactggatgagcgcttcttcctatttggagtcgagtgttgtcgagatatgagttggagcagcgctggggtcaatcgggtggatgtgagctgtcttcgtatcgccagtcgactgaaaagctgactctgtagcgggcttcttggctcgcaacaaatcactcgggtctgcagtcttctagtattcctgcaactccaccactgccatctgagcatcggcgatctttgaacctttctgaaaacattcttccgtTTTCTTCCTattgcccgtaatagtgatcacacctttggggccaggcatcttcaatttgagatacacataacatggtcgggccatgaaacgtgtataagccggcctgcccaaaatagcgtggtagGCACTCTGAAAGTCTataacttcaaatgtcaacttctctttgcggtaattcttggaatcaccgaaaaccacattaagagcaatctggccgagtgattcagccttcttcccaggaatgactccatggaaactcatgttgctagcaccgagtctggacatcggaatgcccatccctttcaacgtttctgaatacaatatgttcaaaccactgccaccatccatcaagactttggtcagtcgagtgccttcaaccactgggtcgaccaccagagcttgcctcccaggggtggcaatatgcgttgggtgatcggactggtcgaacgtgatggcagttgggaccatttcaaataacttggtgtcgccggagcaaccatattcacctctcggttgatgactttcagtcgacttttgctctcaacatcagcaaaaatcatcagggatGGAATTGCGGGTATCCGTCGTCACTGTCCTCTTTGTCCTCGACCTTGTCCGActcattttccttacctttgggttgcttgccctggaactgctggattaagagtcgacactgtcgagtggtatgttttgggtaaatgaaattaccctcttcatctttgtttgtgtggacgagacatggcaagtccaacacatcatttccgtcctggtctttaacctttttggggttccaaggccctttaggtttccctttaaactttccttgggttaaagccaaggcttccccgggagccgctggctcggctttccgtttctgtttccgattggaattgcctccggtttcttgggtgactgacttgagcttgccactcctgagtcaaTCCTCATCTTcgccattagcgtacttggtggcaatctccatcatccgattcagggacatatccccggttcgaccgaatttcaaattcagttctctgtacttgacgccttccttgaaggcacaaactgcttggtggtcaggcacattctccaccgagtggtgtaacgtgatccacctctggatgtaatccctcaaagtttcattcggcttctgcacgcaagaccggaGTTCCGTCAgtcctgccggtcgcttgcatgtgccttcaaatgtggtgacgaacactcgggagagatcttcccaagtgtaaatgctgctaggtgctaactggatcagccacgctctggccgagccctccaacatgagaggcaggtgcttcatggccacttcatcattgtcgccgccaatctggacggccactcggtagtcctcaagccaagtatcgggcttggactcgccagtgaacttactgactcccgtcgccaacctgaagttgggaggaatcacagcggccctgatggctctagtaaagcactctggccccgaaacatgtactctgctgctggtaggtgcatctctgtcatgactttctcggtgagccctgttcctgtcgaccagaccttggacgagaatggatcttgcgtcaaagcctggccctctggggtcgactggaatccttcgcccaccactatgagggcgtctgtcatcctgctggcgaggcacatacgacccgctcctcgggggaggcgtgggcactcgacgtcgaccgtcacgatcgactcggtgatcatactgctcatggttcccatattggtcacgccggtctccacgtccctcacgcctcgggggcgatctcgggctgtgagccgactggactgtgtccgcggcaacggatctactgtgaatcctgttccgcgactgagaaacagcggaattctgatctcctgctgcccggagtaacgctctgatctgcagcaagcctttgtcggcctccgactgggaaggctaaATCGACtccgcagctgctaaattctgaatcggagttcgatatacctgcggggcgggaagagctgacgtcgactggattcgggaacccgttgtcgcgcacgctcgccgagtgctcgctggaggttctccagtcgagtgcgcttggccaagtttgccaggcgcgcgtcctccaaggcgcgagcctcgagggtttctccaacgataggagtgtgtaGTGCATCCacgttccggcggcgaagttcttctctctgcagcgacgtgagaggctcgggaagatactcctcatgaagacgcgacgggtcgcctccacccgcgcctccgtcggtgcggggaaaaccgggaggactgggcggtccatcgaccatcagaacctccgtcgccggatcgctgctgtcgcactcggatgcggtctctgcggagccagtcgacaggtcgaacaggccgtagagggattcatcgggctcgatcaccgcgacttgaggggtggccgactgacatgccaccgcgtgcctcacccaccgctgaagtctcgaccgaccggagcgcttgcgccggcgggaaatggggagggaggacaacacaggagccgaccggtagggggtcgacggttgccgcgggagaacgccgcggacgcacgcgctaaagtgcgttgcACCGCGAGCAGGGAGTGGGTCCACATCAAGCGAAGCCTCCTGGAGCCAAGCAAAGTCGTcgacgatgaacgtgagcgcgccgagacggatctcgcggccctccaccgaaactccgccgaaaaccatgatgattcgagTCGGAAAAggtcgcaactcctccaacaaacgCTAAagcacctgccccacggtgggcgccaactgtcgtggttctaaatctgacagtagtgtaggggggtaagtatggagaggcaagatcttagctatggagaagttgtaagcacgcaaggtttacgagttcaggcccttctcggaggaagtaatagccctacgtctcggagcccggaggcggtcgactggattatgtgagtatgagttatagaggtgcgaacccttgtctcggaggagggggtggcttatatagagtgcgccaggaccccggccagcccacgttacaaagggttcaatgtacattaaggcggggcgttactggtaacgctggTAATAAAGtcctatgatgaccataaaagctatttaatgaccgaccgttagcatgcggagtgactttagatctcctggccgtcgagtggttggatcttggtcgcgtgattgcttcttggtcgagtgtctttgagtctatcgagtggaacaccttcaagtcgattgaaaggtgatttttTTTAGAGATGTCcctgggtagggcagttaggacaggtccatgaccctaccctaggtacatagcttcatcaggaagcacactacCAATAAAGACATCGTGACGACAGACACCGCTCAAGGGCGAGGAAGGCAGCGTCGGCGGCGAGGGTCGGGTTATTGGGGAGGGTCGTCACTATAATGAGCAATAACAACTCTATCCCTAGCAAAACTTATTTACGGTACCGCGACCCTTCGGCGGAACAGACCGCGTAAACCAACCCGCAAATGTTTGCGGGACGCGTTTACGTGATATGTTCCGCATCGGAGGGCTTGCGGTACCGCACAATTTTCATAGCTTCGTAAATCAGAGACTTCAACAAAGAAAACCGAATGGAATCATAATATAAATATAAATGGTCCGAAAAGCAATTCACAATACAGCAATCATTTTCATCACAACAAATGTTCAAATTTGAATAATTATTACAACACCAAATTGTTCGAATCATCGGATGAAGACAATGAGGACGAACTCCAATCCATCTATAAAATGCACATGAAACCCCATGAATTTCACCCGAACCTACTCCGAGCCAAATCGAGCACAACCCCGCGAGTGTTGGACATACCTCGCCCGAAGCCGGCCGAAGCAAAGCCGCGCTACGCCGCCCTTTCTTCTCCCCGCCGACTGATGCaaagccgcgccgccgccttcctcctaCGCGCGCAGGCGAGCCCCATCGATTCCGAGGCTCACTGGCGACCAACCGGATCCACCAGCTACAAGGTCGTGCGCCAAGCTCCGGGATGGGATCCATGGCGCCAACGGTGGCCACGAGCCCTGGACACAAATGGGcacccccccctcccccccttgcCGAAACTTGGTGGAATGGATGTGGAGCAGGGTGGCGAAGCTTTCGGGTGGCGTGAGGCAGCCGAGGCAGCAAGACCAGACGGGGatgtgcggtggcggcggcggcgacggggagTGGAGATGCGAACGGAAGCGGGCGGAAATGCGTTCACGCAAAAGGAAAGAGGAGCTGGCAAAATTGATTGAAATCCCGTAGATATGAACGAAATGAGCTCGTGGATTCGGGATCCCACAAAAAGTTTCCGGGACGGCCAAAATTGGGGGATTTATTCGGGCCGGGCAAACCCCCTCCGTCCCGCAAACCGACGTTTATTTTGCTGGACGTCCGGTTTGCAGGATCCGCTAGAGATGCTCTtaatcgtcctcctcttgcaagACAAAACATCATCTTTTTCCCTACATTTCCTTTCCGTCCACTTTCATTCTCTTAAGGCCATGGCCAATGCATAGCCTCGGGGTGATGCCTCACATGCCATGTAGGATTGGATGACAGGAAAAGTAGATTGGGATGGGGAAGCGGGATCCTCTGCAGGAGGCGAGTGCTTGAAGATAAAAAATGTGGTCAGGTGCATAAAGTAGAAAAAGTTGAAGTAGTGAGTATGGATACATGTGTAGTGAGAATCACTTTCTATTCTTTGATGAAGCCCACTAGTAGTAGCTTGCattgggggggagggaggggggggggagaaAATTAATATAGATGCCTCAAACTACTTTTTGTCGTGGGGCATCTATATCCATATGCCACCTTTGTACATGCACTAATCCGCCCATTCTCTAGCATTACTGATGTTACCATCGCTTAGACACATTTTACAAACTCTTCATTGCTAgtgaaccccccccccccccccccgccctcaATTTCGCCAGAGCCGCTCGTAATACCTATCGATCCAACAATGCAAATTTCCACTACATTTTATAATTGGTCGCTATTTTAACATTTAGTGATGAAATGTTAGTAGGCAAGAACATCATTACCTATTGTGTTACCAATTTGCCGTTTATTAGCCACCTTGACATCAACAGATTTAGCGGGTTTTGTATCTTCGTCACTGAAGAAAACCAATTCCTGAAAATGATAAAAACATCATCGGAATACATATGTAGAAATCTTAATTCATGTCTAACATTTGCAGCTAATATCAATGAAATAAATGATGAAGTACATACACAGCAATGACGATCTTCTTGGTAAATAAAATCTAAACACCTTATATGATTGCATGACCATTATTTGTATTTGGCAGAtagaggttttaacccaaaacattTATTGTTCAAAGTATAGGGCTTCTCTGTTGTTTATGCTAAGAAAAATATATTCAGAAAACATAGTGCTCGATAAAATAATACAAACAACTTTTGCATTTGTACCAATAATGTTACACCATAATAAGTATAATGCTAGATGCGGATATGAATTTTAGTACAAATAACAGATTTCATTTCACAAGGAGTGAATGGAAAAAACAATACCACAGAACTATCAAAGAAAGGCGCGAAAGAGTTGTCAGCGTATTCACCTTATTCTCGTTTCCTGTATTTAACCTCCCATATTGGTAGGTCCGATTCTTGGAATGGTACCATCTGCACATCAGTAAATTTATCAGAGAAACATAATGTTATGTGGGGTAACAATGGGAGACCGGAAGCACGGCACAAGCAATAGTGGTTTCAAACACGTTTACCACTGCCATCGCTGCAGTTCAAGTTTATATTCATATTATTTATAGATGGAATGCAAATTAGTGTAGCTGACAGAGTGGCAATAGAAGGAGAAATAATCAATAAATGGATTTGCGCACAATCAAAATAACATAACAAGGCGTAAATGTCGTACAACAAAGTGAAAAGTCTCAGATGCGTAAGCAAAACCTACGAAATGCTAGAGAAGAGAGATAACATAGTTCATAGAACTTCTAAAGGTAAACAACAGATGACCTGGGTCAGCAAACAGGAGTGATTACCTCTTGGCCGAACTCCCAAAAGTAAGATCTTCTGTCTGTAGTTTATGGGACAAGTCCTTTGGCTCAACAAAGTTTTTTTTCTGTCGACTTTCTGTACAGAACTTCAAATCTAACTTGCTATCATCCATATCTAAATGTTTCTCAGAAATATTTTGAAAAACTGTACGCCTTTTTGGTTCATGATTCATGGGATTTGTTGCTCTTTTCCGATCTTTCATTTGGGAAACATGTTTGCCTGTGTTAAAATAGCCTAGCTCTTTAGCGAATGCTGCTGCAGCGCCCTATGTATAACCAGGAAAGTTGTCAAAACATTTGTAAATAGTCACCACAAAAGTATAGTAACATAGAAAATTAGGACTGAGGACACTGAAGCGTGCACCTTCCCATAGCTCTTTGTAGGTGGAGTAGACTGTAAGTGCCGATGGTATTTACCAACAACGATGCTGCTGTTGAGCTCATCACCATTATCTGCAAAAGAAATGGCAAAGGTCCATTTGTTTTTGTGGGGAAAGGTAAATTGATGACTGAAAAAACATAAGCAATATGCATCAGACAGttgaaggcaagaaaaggaaggtaTTCGATCGGCTCACGTGAATACACCTTCGCTAAAAACCAGCAAAAGGAAGACAATGAATGAATCCTAAATTCCTAATACTTTTCTGCCTCAGGCTTGGGCTGTTGTGCATATCTCATAGGTGACTCACTTTCCTTGTGCCTCTTCAGATTTTCATGCACTGGTTAGTTTGTTATCCCAGTTGGCCGATGGTGCCACAAGAAATGTGTGTATCCAACTTGTAAGGTTATATAAATGTAAAATAATTAGTTAGATAACTACGTGAATATGTGTTTTTAGGTCAAAATTTATCAAGTTACTGATGATTAAAAGTATTACCGTTTAGCTCACAATGAATCTGAACTCGGCTATGTACAGAAAGTCCAAATCGAATCCAGATATAAGTTTCATGTAGCTTCGTATTAATTAGCACAACCAAGTTATGGGTAAAAAAATGCAGGGTTAAATACTTCTGCATATCATCGAAATAAGAAACAGAAAAACACCTCTCTGACGAAGAGGGACAACACATAACCCAGTGTAGTTGATTAATTCAATTAACATATGTCCAGTGATCCTTGGTGATGAGTTATGAAGATAAAAGAACGTTGAGAAAAGGAACAGCTGCATACTTGTAGAGTTGTCCAGCAGTACATCATTTTTCCAGTAAGGTAAGTACCCATGAATAATTTTAATATTCGGCAGAATGACACCTTTTGATACTGATTTCCACAAATTATGGTAACCAACACCGTAAACCTACCAAGCACGAACATCGAGGAATTGGATATAGTGAAAACAAAATCAAAAGGCTATGAAGGAGTAGTGCCGGCAGCATTCATGTCTCGAAAAGAATGTGGGCATTTTGCCCAATGATACACTTGGCTTGCAACCGTAAGAATTCGTGCTTACATCATCAAGATAAAAGGAAATTCATGGTGAATAAGTTGAGCCGGCAAGGTTTGCTTGGAGCTAAACATCTAAACGCACGCACAGCTATCAAGTAGCATGCAACTGAAAAATTACTAGTATTTCACAGCAACAATATATTCATCAGTAAGCGAAGATGCAAAATTACCAGCGGCGGTGAGGTAACGCGTCGTGGCCCCGTGACCCGTCATTCCTCTCGTTCCCACGTGCAGTTCACCGAGGCAGCGACCGAGATGCAGGGGAGGCACGGCAGCGAGGGATGCCGCGCGCCCGCCGCGCCGGGGGAAGGACAGAGAGGTGACGCCGGCGGGAGGACGGAGCGGCGGCAGGGTGGAGGGTGGTGCGGGGAAGAAGGCGAAGGGAGCGCCGAGGAGGCTAGTTAGCGGATCTTGGCAGCGAGAATCGGCGGCGGCGAGGATGAGAACTCGGGGTGTGAGAAACCTAGCGAGACGACGATGAAACAACGAgggtctggagggtgctgtttcCTTTTGTCAATCGGATCGTTTTTGGTGGGAAGGAAAGAAACCAGCGTGAGAGATTTTTACAAGAATCTATCGACCGGGCGTTCCCACAAGCCAAATTCCTTCGGGTTCAACTTTTTATTCAGAAAAACCGTCAAAAAAACACTTTTTATTCAGAGATATCATGTGACTTGGTCGCCAATGGCTGCGAGGAAGAGGACGATTTCCTTCTCGGCCCGCGATCAAGACCACCCGACCGCGGCACATTTTGGCGCCAAACGGCCACCTTTCCTATCATATCCTCCTCTTTGCCTTCGCCCAGCCACGAAGCTCATAGCTAGAGCCTAGAGAGACTTCAGGTTGAGGAAACATTTGAAAAGAAAACCATGAATGAATGAATCTCCCACGATTGATGCAGAAATGGCAAATTTCGGCAGAGCCCCTGTAAAACTCACACGTTCCAAACAGGCCAGACCACAAAGACGGCACCGCCACGGAGAAATTTAGGCCATTCAAGCGTCAGGATTATGACGAGGTTCTTCTTCACCCAACAAAGTGTTTCCTTCTGGTATGTGTTAGGCCACCAAATTCAGGCAGGTCGCCAACTCAATGAGAATGCGAACGAGGATTTAAGTTTAACTCCCACATTCGGTACATGATACAGCCAATGTAATAAACAGAAACATCCGGCAAATCATCGAATCAACAACATCCTAGCTTACAACATTATAAGCTCATTCACCCCAACTTCTGGACTAAGTAATTGGTACAACCCACTAAGTAAGCAACACAACAACTACCCAGGACAAGCTCAAACTGGCTGGCATTGCCATGGGGCCGCACGGCATGGTGGTTTTCAGTTGCTTCAATTTTTTGCAGCTTGATGTTCCACTTCGTCCCAGCGGTATATGCTGCCATCC belongs to Triticum urartu cultivar G1812 chromosome 7, Tu2.1, whole genome shotgun sequence and includes:
- the LOC125519896 gene encoding uncharacterized protein LOC125519896 isoform X2 → MTGHGATTRYLTAADNGDELNSSIVVGKYHRHLQSTPPTKSYGKGAAAAFAKELGYFNTGKHVSQMKDRKRATNPMNHEPKRRTVFQNISEKHLDMDDSKLDLKFCTESRQKKNFVEPKDLSHKLQTEDLTFGSSAKRWYHSKNRTYQYGRLNTGNENKELVFFSDEDTKPAKSVDVKVANKRQIGNTIGITSGSGEIEGGGGGGGFTSNEEFVKCV
- the LOC125519896 gene encoding uncharacterized protein LOC125519896 isoform X1, whose translation is MTGHGATTRYLTAADNGDELNSSIVVGKYHRHLQSTPPTKSYGKGAAAAFAKELGYFNTGKHVSQMKDRKRATNPMNHEPKRRTVFQNISEKHLDMDDSKLDLKFCTESRQKKNFVEPKDLSHKLQTEDLTFGSSAKRWYHSKNRTYQYGRLNTGNENKELVFFSDEDTKPAKSVDVKVANKRQIGNTIGMSQQTILSRGKEKVTIKKEQGEGGLEKEEAREHRALSPNLHNIEEGEEARL